AGCCACCGACGCCCCGGGTGGCGGACAACAGGCGGCCTTCACACGCACCAGAGACGGTGTAAGCCAGGCCATGGGGATCTGACAAGGCCATGGCGCAACGGAAGCGGGCACTCCGGTCCGTCCGCCCTGCCAGGGCGGCGATCACTTTCCGGTTGTTGGCCGCATCATCGGAGGGCTCACCGGCATAACGGGCAGAATAGACGCCTGGCGCCCCCTGCAACGCATTCACTTCCAAACCGGAATCGTCCGCCAACGTCCACATCCCGCTGAAACAGGCCAAGGTAACGGCCTTCTTGATCGCATTTGCCTCAAAGGTATCGCCATCCTCAACGACCGCAGGAGCCTGCTCTATTTGCAGCAAACTGATGACGGTTAACTGAGGGATTGCCAGGATTGCTGAAATTTCCTGGAATTTGTGCCGGTTACCGGTGGCAATAAGGAGTTTCATAAGAAGCCTGTGATAGATGCGATAACTGGTCAAAGACCATCCGTAGCTCAAGCCGGTACGGCGTAGAGCGAAGGATGGTGCTCGGGGTGGGACTTGAACCCACACGACCTTGCGGTCATCAGCCCCTCAAACTGATGTGTCTGCCATTTCACCACCCGAGCAAAAGCGTGAGAATCTAACGACTTAATTTTCTCGAAGCAAGCATAACTTGCAATTCA
The bacterium genome window above contains:
- the rdgB gene encoding RdgB/HAM1 family non-canonical purine NTP pyrophosphatase, with product MKLLIATGNRHKFQEISAILAIPQLTVISLLQIEQAPAVVEDGDTFEANAIKKAVTLACFSGMWTLADDSGLEVNALQGAPGVYSARYAGEPSDDAANNRKVIAALAGRTDRSARFRCAMALSDPHGLAYTVSGACEGRLLSATRGVGGFGYDPLFIPTGYEQTFAELPGEVKNQISHRACALRAAVAAWRECFIRELPAWPV